The Micromonospora sp. R77 genome segment TTCGCTGGAACGGGTAGGTGGGCAGGTCGACGGCGTGTGCGCCGGTGGGGGCGAAGAACGCCGCCCAGTCGACGGTGCCGCCGTCGGCCCAGAGCCGGGCCAGGGCGGTCACGGCGGTGGTCGGTTCGGCCTGCCGGCGGTGCAGCAGCGGTACGGCGAGGGCGTCCTCGGCGGTCTCCTCGATCGCGCCGACGAGACCGGCGTCGGGGCCGAGTTCCACGAACCGGACGACGCCCAGCTCGTGTGCCGTGCCGACCGCCGCGCCGAAGGCGACGGTCCCGCGTACCTGGTCCGCCCAGTAGGCCGGGGTGAACTCCGGCACCGGTTCCCCGGTGAGGGTGGAGACGATCGGGATGCGCGGCTTCCGCAGCTCCACCGTGCCGGCGATCCGGGTGAACTCGGCGAGCATCGGGTCCATCAGCGCCGAGTGGAACGCGTGACTCACCGTCAACCAGCGGCCCTGCCGGTCGGCCAGTCCGGCCGCGACCTGCTCCACGGCTTCCCGGGTCCCGGACACGACCACCTGGCCGGGTGCGCTGACCGCCGCGATCGACGCGCCGTCGACCAGCAGCGGGGTCACCTCGTCCACGGTCGCGCGGACCGCCCACATCGCACCACCCGACGGCAACGCCTGCATCAACGACGCCCGCGCCGCCACCAGACGACACGCGTCCGCCAGATCCAACACGCCCGCCACGTGCGCGGCAGCCAGCTCACCGATCGAGTGACCGATCAGATAGTCCGGGGTGACACCCCACGACTCCAGGAGCCGGAACAGCGCCACCTCGACCGCGAACAACGCCGGCTGCGCCCAACCGGTCCGACCCAGGTCGTCGGCGGCGGAATCGATCACCTCACGCAGCGGACGGTCCAGCAGAGTGTCGAACTGCGCGCACACCTCGGACAGCGCCGACTCGAAGACCGGGAACGCGGCGGCCAGGTCGCGGCCCATGCAGAGCCGCTGGCCACCCTGGCCCGAGAACACGAACGCGGTCAACCCGTCCCGGGCCGTCCCGGACAGCACCCCGGCGCTCGGCACGCCCTCCACCAGCGACGCCAGACCCGACCGCAACTCGTCCGTGTCCGCGCCCAGCACCACCGCCCGACGGGCCAACGCCGACCGGGTCGTGGCGAGCGAGAACGCCACGTCGACGGCCGAGCCCGGCACGGCAGAGGCCAGCCCGGCCGCCTGCGCCGCGAGGGCGGCCGGCGACTTCGCCGCCAGCACCCACGGCACCACCGGCAGCGGTACGGGCGCGGCGGCCGGCTGGTCGTCCGAGGGTTCGGCGGCCGGGGCCTGCTCCACGATCACGTGGGCGTTGGTGCCGCTGGCGCCAAACGCGGACACGCCCGCCCGGCGGGGCCGGTCGACGGACGGCCAGCCGCGGTTCTCGGCGAGCAGTGCCACCGCGCCGGCCGACCAGTCGACCAGGGTGGACGGTCGGTCGGCGTGCAGCGACCGGGGCAGCACCCCGTGCCGCATGGCGAGGACCATCTTCATGATGCCGGCGATGCCGGCGGCGGCCTGGGTGTGGCCGATGTTGGACTTCACCGACCCGAGCCACAGCGGCTCGCCGTCGCCACGTCCCTGCCCGTACGTGGCGAGCAGCGCCTGTGCCTCGATCGGGTCGCCGAGCGCGGTGCCGGTGCCGTGCGCCTCCACGACGTCGACGTCGGCGGTGGCGAGGCCGGCGCTGGCCAGGGCGGCCCGGATGACCCGCTGCTGGGCGGGGCCGTTCGGCGCGGTCAGGCCGTTCGACGCGCCGTCCTGGTTGACCGCGCTGCCCTTGATGACGGCGAGCACCCGGTGGCCGTTGCGCTGGGCGTCGCTGAGCCGTTCCAGCAGCAGGACGTTGACGCCCTCGCCCCAGCCGGTGCCGTCCGCGTCCGCGGAGAACGGCTTGCACCGGCCGTCGACCGCCAGGCCGCCCTGCCGGCTGAACTCGACGAAGTTGCGCGGGGTGGCCATCACGGTCGCGCCGGCGGCCACCGCCAGGGAGCACTCGTCGGCGCGCAGCGCCTGCACGGCCAGGTGCACCGCCACCAGTGCGGACGAGCACATCGTGTCGACGGTGACGGCGGGCCCCTCCAGGCCGAGGGCGTACGCGATGCGGCCGGAGAGCACGGCGCCGGAGCCACCGGTGAGCAGGTGCCCCTCGACGCCCTCGGGGGCGGTGCCGACGGCCGAGGCGTACCCCTGGTTGCTGGCGCCGACGAAGACGCCGGAGCGCGACCCGCGCAGCGTGTCCACGTCGATGCCGGCGCGT includes the following:
- a CDS encoding type I polyketide synthase, yielding MSGGANEERLREYLNRVTADLRTTRRRVRELEEKTREPIAIVSMSCRYPGGVQTPEAYWELIAAGADLVGDLPTDRGWDVDGLYHPDPDHPGTSYTRHGAFLRDAAAFDADFFGISPREALAMDPQQRLLLETAWEAFERAGIDVDTLRGSRSGVFVGASNQGYASAVGTAPEGVEGHLLTGGSGAVLSGRIAYALGLEGPAVTVDTMCSSALVAVHLAVQALRADECSLAVAAGATVMATPRNFVEFSRQGGLAVDGRCKPFSADADGTGWGEGVNVLLLERLSDAQRNGHRVLAVIKGSAVNQDGASNGLTAPNGPAQQRVIRAALASAGLATADVDVVEAHGTGTALGDPIEAQALLATYGQGRGDGEPLWLGSVKSNIGHTQAAAGIAGIMKMVLAMRHGVLPRSLHADRPSTLVDWSAGAVALLAENRGWPSVDRPRRAGVSAFGASGTNAHVIVEQAPAAEPSDDQPAAAPVPLPVVPWVLAAKSPAALAAQAAGLASAVPGSAVDVAFSLATTRSALARRAVVLGADTDELRSGLASLVEGVPSAGVLSGTARDGLTAFVFSGQGGQRLCMGRDLAAAFPVFESALSEVCAQFDTLLDRPLREVIDSAADDLGRTGWAQPALFAVEVALFRLLESWGVTPDYLIGHSIGELAAAHVAGVLDLADACRLVAARASLMQALPSGGAMWAVRATVDEVTPLLVDGASIAAVSAPGQVVVSGTREAVEQVAAGLADRQGRWLTVSHAFHSALMDPMLAEFTRIAGTVELRKPRIPIVSTLTGEPVPEFTPAYWADQVRGTVAFGAAVGTAHELGVVRFVELGPDAGLVGAIEETAEDALAVPLLHRRQAEPTTAVTALARLWADGGTVDWAAFFAPTGAHAVDLPTYPFQRNRYWLAEADRTDPVDAEFWAAADDPAMLADALHVDQDTPLHAVVPALREWRHRRRARATLDSWRYRLDWTPVTDRTPRRLTGRWLLVTAAGPDHDPTAPAAHADDDPTGTVAPADHDLVGTLADALTAAGADVTRIALTDDLDRAGVADLLAGYPDAVGVLSLLALDERPHPAQPTLTTGLAATLLLAQAVTDHDTAVPLWVCTRGAVATGAGDPTHPGQSPTWGIGLGMSLEHPDRWGGTIDLPVTVGPADATRVAAALAATDGEDQLAVRAGDTLVRQLRRHRRPAGTAGRGVPAGRR